Proteins encoded in a region of the Petrotoga olearia DSM 13574 genome:
- a CDS encoding MFS transporter, giving the protein MTKYAKTRVLSIFEAGSYNAFFIGTQGFIFTTLALYFNASPLFISIMTSFPIIAQMFQIFSSRINQIIGSKKKSLVINAFISRTLFVLLPVFIFFEVRSEYIILIIILLFSFFGTFVGNTWTVLIKSVVPFEQRGKYFGLRNIFSSITGIIMLYLYSLFLEFPNFKTGLLLVTSFMAFFSILSAVLLMKHEFPEESEKISSFNLNIFVPFKDRNFRNFLVFMFVWSFAIEFARPYFSYYEVAILNINYQFLGNMGILTSVISIFLYLLYGAVADRFGSKNVLSLGILLSTFSPMMYFLMNASNYRSILFLNAIFSAFAWSAINLAIFNLLLEISKEPSENYIAANSFIAGSAAIVGSLSGGFLANNLKNVEIHFMGDPYHGIQLIFIIGFIIRIISVILLTEVEAMEKPIRYKGIFSPEAALFKRREINLPFDLFKRNRKKIKKSELPSPVDVEREDENQEILNDAKEDKE; this is encoded by the coding sequence ATGACAAAATATGCAAAAACAAGGGTTTTGTCTATCTTCGAAGCAGGTTCATACAACGCTTTTTTTATTGGCACACAAGGGTTTATTTTCACAACTCTTGCTCTATACTTTAACGCATCTCCTCTTTTTATATCAATTATGACCTCTTTTCCTATTATAGCACAGATGTTTCAGATTTTTTCTTCACGAATAAACCAGATCATTGGTTCCAAAAAGAAAAGCCTGGTAATAAACGCGTTTATATCGAGAACTTTATTTGTTTTATTGCCTGTCTTCATCTTCTTTGAAGTGAGGTCTGAGTATATTATATTAATTATTATCCTTTTATTTTCTTTTTTCGGAACATTTGTAGGCAACACTTGGACAGTTTTGATTAAAAGCGTTGTTCCTTTTGAACAAAGAGGTAAATATTTCGGACTTCGAAATATATTTTCCTCCATAACTGGTATAATTATGCTGTATCTTTATTCTTTGTTTTTAGAATTTCCTAATTTTAAAACAGGGTTGTTGCTGGTTACAAGTTTTATGGCATTTTTTTCTATTCTTTCAGCTGTGTTGCTGATGAAACATGAGTTTCCTGAAGAAAGTGAAAAAATCTCATCTTTTAATTTAAACATTTTTGTACCGTTTAAGGATAGAAACTTTAGAAATTTCTTGGTTTTTATGTTTGTTTGGAGTTTTGCCATAGAATTTGCAAGACCTTACTTTTCTTATTATGAAGTTGCAATTTTGAATATAAATTATCAATTTCTTGGAAATATGGGAATATTAACAAGCGTTATCTCTATTTTTTTGTATTTACTTTATGGAGCGGTGGCGGACAGGTTCGGTAGTAAAAACGTTCTAAGTTTGGGGATTTTGTTATCAACTTTCAGCCCAATGATGTACTTTTTAATGAATGCCTCTAATTATAGGAGTATTTTATTCTTAAATGCGATATTTTCCGCCTTCGCTTGGTCAGCGATCAATTTAGCTATTTTTAACCTACTCTTAGAAATATCTAAAGAACCATCCGAAAATTATATCGCAGCCAACTCTTTCATCGCAGGGAGTGCAGCTATTGTAGGGTCATTGAGTGGGGGATTCTTAGCAAATAATCTAAAAAATGTAGAGATTCATTTTATGGGGGATCCTTATCATGGGATTCAGTTGATTTTCATTATAGGGTTCATAATAAGGATCATATCCGTTATTCTTTTGACAGAAGTTGAGGCAATGGAAAAGCCCATCAGGTATAAAGGGATATTCTCACCTGAGGCAGCTTTGTTCAAAAGAAGAGAAATCAATCTTCCTTTTGATTTGTTCAAAAGGAACAGAAAGAAAATCAAAAAAAGTGAACTTCCTTCTCCAGTTGATGTAGAAAGAGAAGATGAGAACCAAGAAATTCTAAATGACGCTAAAGAAGATAAGGAATAA
- a CDS encoding FAD:protein FMN transferase, with protein sequence MHSLRVYLYIIALGVGIFLLSLLLFSKPTPVYEEKEVPVLGTIVRVKVAGDKVSSNVLLNTAEQELYRIHNKFSPNVESSVVHKLNTDGRVEVDEEALFLFQAAYNYAVITGGAFDPTVRPLLKLWGFDDINSQKKVPTQEEINKALENVDYRFIKVDEKNREISLLKDGVEVDLGGIAKGYAIDLVIQKIKGIDPEATGFVDAGGDIGIIGPKFGELPWVIGIRDPFSQDALKSIDTIYLTSGAVVTSGDYERFFTEDGKKYHHIIDPEDGYPARNASSVTVIAEKAMIADVFSTALFVLGYDNPALDYFTDFGIQAFVISPAGESVQTKGFDYFREKM encoded by the coding sequence ATGCATAGTTTAAGAGTTTATCTGTATATAATTGCACTTGGTGTAGGTATATTTTTATTATCTTTGTTGTTATTTTCTAAACCCACCCCGGTTTACGAAGAAAAAGAGGTTCCTGTACTTGGCACAATTGTAAGAGTAAAAGTTGCAGGTGATAAAGTATCTTCAAATGTGTTGTTGAACACAGCTGAACAAGAGTTGTATAGAATACATAATAAATTCAGCCCCAATGTTGAAAGTAGCGTAGTCCATAAATTGAATACTGATGGAAGGGTTGAAGTCGATGAAGAGGCGTTATTTTTATTTCAAGCTGCCTACAATTATGCGGTAATAACTGGTGGAGCTTTTGATCCTACTGTAAGACCGTTGCTCAAATTGTGGGGATTTGATGACATAAATTCTCAAAAAAAAGTTCCAACTCAAGAAGAGATCAACAAAGCATTAGAAAACGTTGATTATAGATTCATAAAAGTTGATGAAAAAAATAGAGAAATCTCTTTACTAAAAGACGGTGTAGAAGTGGACTTAGGAGGAATAGCCAAGGGATATGCAATTGATTTAGTGATCCAAAAGATTAAGGGGATAGATCCTGAAGCTACAGGCTTTGTCGATGCTGGGGGAGATATTGGAATAATAGGTCCGAAGTTTGGAGAACTTCCATGGGTTATAGGAATAAGGGATCCTTTTTCACAAGATGCCTTAAAATCCATAGATACAATTTATTTGACAAGCGGTGCAGTGGTGACGTCCGGGGACTACGAAAGATTTTTTACCGAAGACGGTAAAAAATATCATCATATTATAGACCCAGAAGATGGATACCCAGCAAGAAATGCATCCAGTGTAACCGTGATAGCAGAAAAAGCAATGATAGCTGATGTCTTTTCTACCGCTCTTTTTGTTTTAGGATACGATAACCCTGCCTTGGATTATTTCACAGATTTCGGCATTCAAGCTTTTGTTATATCTCCAGCTGGAGAAAGCGTCCAAACCAAAGGATTTGATTATTTTCGAGAGAAAATGTGA
- a CDS encoding Gx transporter family protein, translated as MVKRTKTISHIAILTALASAIYYVESFLPMPVSVPGARWGFSNFPLLLSVVSGISVTNTLYIALLKTLLGSILSGRFLSPMFWMGLGGSLASALSMSLFFKFTNKFGILGISEIGAFFSNAVQLIIASLFIVKSANVFWYFPYMLFFGIITAFINATIVNYILRSVNLDRFKS; from the coding sequence ATGGTAAAAAGAACAAAAACAATATCCCACATAGCGATTTTAACGGCGTTGGCCTCAGCAATTTACTATGTTGAATCCTTTTTACCCATGCCTGTTTCTGTTCCAGGAGCGAGATGGGGATTTTCGAACTTCCCTTTGTTGTTGTCTGTAGTAAGTGGAATTAGCGTTACTAATACTTTGTACATAGCCCTTTTAAAAACGTTGCTTGGTTCAATACTAAGTGGAAGATTTCTATCTCCGATGTTTTGGATGGGATTAGGCGGCTCACTTGCCAGTGCTTTATCTATGTCCTTGTTCTTCAAATTTACTAATAAATTTGGTATCTTAGGGATTAGTGAAATAGGAGCCTTTTTTAGCAACGCTGTACAATTAATTATCGCCAGTCTTTTTATTGTTAAATCAGCTAATGTTTTTTGGTATTTCCCTTACATGCTTTTTTTTGGTATAATAACGGCATTTATAAACGCAACAATTGTGAACTATATTTTAAGGAGTGTGAACCTTGATAGATTCAAAAGTTGA
- a CDS encoding NusG domain II-containing protein — protein MKFTKKNDLYLLIVVILLVLVMIFMNASPNQGIIGAEVHLKGDQILQITKEGTYSVINDEGELLMNVEYVDQRIRVTDSSCPLKVCENTGWVENPNQPIICIPNEIIVKPLGTQNGEGIDIYTW, from the coding sequence ATGAAATTTACTAAAAAGAATGATCTATACCTTCTTATAGTTGTAATATTATTAGTTTTAGTGATGATTTTTATGAATGCGTCCCCAAATCAGGGAATAATCGGCGCAGAAGTTCACTTAAAAGGAGATCAAATTTTACAAATAACAAAAGAAGGCACTTACAGTGTAATAAACGATGAAGGTGAGTTATTGATGAACGTAGAATACGTAGATCAAAGAATTAGAGTAACCGATTCATCATGCCCATTGAAAGTCTGTGAAAATACCGGATGGGTGGAAAACCCTAATCAACCAATTATTTGCATTCCAAATGAAATAATCGTAAAACCATTAGGCACACAAAATGGTGAGGGGATCGACATCTATACATGGTAA
- a CDS encoding Maf family protein — MIDSKVELVLGSSSPRRQELLKLITKSFSIRTANTDEAYNSAAPSEIVQEISYKKSKNIEISPEELLITADTIVTLDGKIFGKPHDYDEAFNMLQTLSNKTHCVYTGITLRSLKKLVSFYEVSKVTFYKLDEEVIDFYIKNNSVFDKAGAYAIQDFAAVFVKKIEGDYYNIMGLPLAKLYWQLRQILATL, encoded by the coding sequence TTGATAGATTCAAAAGTTGAATTAGTTTTGGGATCCTCATCCCCTCGAAGGCAAGAACTTTTAAAATTAATAACAAAAAGTTTCTCGATCAGAACAGCCAATACTGACGAAGCTTATAATTCTGCAGCACCTTCTGAAATTGTACAAGAAATTTCATATAAAAAAAGTAAAAATATAGAAATTTCACCGGAAGAACTTCTCATAACGGCTGATACTATAGTAACTTTGGATGGAAAAATATTTGGAAAGCCTCACGACTATGATGAAGCTTTCAACATGCTTCAAACTTTATCAAATAAAACTCATTGTGTTTACACAGGGATAACTTTAAGGTCACTAAAAAAATTAGTTTCTTTTTATGAAGTTTCGAAGGTTACTTTTTATAAACTAGATGAAGAAGTGATAGATTTTTATATAAAAAATAACAGTGTCTTTGACAAAGCAGGAGCTTATGCTATTCAAGATTTTGCTGCTGTTTTTGTAAAAAAAATAGAAGGTGATTACTATAACATAATGGGTCTTCCATTAGCAAAACTATATTGGCAATTGAGACAAATTTTGGCAACCTTATAA
- the amrA gene encoding AmmeMemoRadiSam system protein A: MSKHHPYVIWARKVIETYVKEKRKIDFDETLPKDLFNKKRGCFVSLHKTSGELRGCIGTIVPVYDNLILEIRENAIAAATSDPRFPPLSPKELDDLVISVDVLSDLEKVDDINELDPKTFGIVVKSGYKKGVLLPDLEGVDTVEEQLRIVKLKVGIYKDEPIEIYKFTVERFF, translated from the coding sequence ATGAGTAAACATCATCCATATGTAATTTGGGCAAGAAAAGTGATAGAAACATATGTAAAAGAAAAGAGAAAAATAGATTTTGATGAAACCCTTCCAAAAGATTTGTTTAACAAAAAAAGAGGTTGTTTTGTGAGCCTTCACAAAACCTCTGGAGAACTAAGAGGTTGCATTGGTACCATTGTACCCGTTTACGATAATTTAATCCTGGAGATAAGAGAAAATGCAATTGCTGCTGCTACAAGCGATCCACGGTTTCCTCCCCTTTCCCCAAAAGAATTAGACGATTTAGTAATTTCGGTTGATGTTCTATCAGATTTAGAAAAAGTTGATGACATTAATGAGTTGGATCCTAAAACCTTCGGAATAGTTGTTAAAAGCGGTTACAAAAAAGGAGTTCTCCTACCCGATCTAGAAGGAGTTGATACCGTAGAAGAACAACTGAGAATAGTCAAATTAAAAGTCGGTATTTATAAAGACGAACCAATAGAAATATATAAATTCACTGTGGAGAGGTTTTTTTAA
- the amrS gene encoding AmmeMemoRadiSam system radical SAM enzyme: MKINSLFYEEFKEDILKCTLCPHQCILYPGKIGICSVRQNIKGEMYSLNYNDVTSIALDPMEKKPLFHFHPGEKILSLGTWGCNLKCSFCQNYEIAQLKPPYQKKIYPNAIPSLMENYDVQGVAYTYSEPIVWYEFVLDSSREVKYANPDNYNVLVTNGFINEKPLRLMLQYIDAMNIDLKVYSDKNYIKILKGGLEPVKRTIKIAHEEGIHTEVTTLIVPKVNDNLDELEEEFSWLANISKDIPLHLSRYFPAFEYNEPPTDINFLEKAYELAKKYLNFVYLGNILSSAHEDTYCPDCGTLIIQRKGYDIKIENLNENGECKNCDKKICIV, translated from the coding sequence ATGAAAATCAATTCCTTGTTTTATGAGGAATTTAAAGAAGATATTTTGAAATGCACCTTATGTCCTCACCAATGTATATTATATCCTGGCAAAATAGGTATATGCAGTGTTAGACAAAATATAAAAGGCGAGATGTATTCATTAAATTATAATGACGTTACCAGTATAGCTCTAGATCCAATGGAAAAAAAGCCACTTTTTCATTTCCATCCCGGCGAAAAAATTCTTTCCCTGGGAACTTGGGGTTGCAATTTAAAATGTTCCTTTTGTCAAAACTACGAAATCGCCCAACTAAAACCTCCATATCAAAAAAAAATATATCCCAACGCTATCCCATCTTTGATGGAAAATTACGACGTTCAGGGTGTTGCATATACATATTCAGAACCTATAGTTTGGTATGAATTTGTTTTGGATTCATCAAGGGAAGTTAAATATGCTAATCCTGACAACTACAATGTTTTAGTAACAAACGGATTCATAAACGAAAAACCTTTGAGACTTATGCTACAATATATTGATGCGATGAATATAGATTTAAAAGTATACAGCGATAAGAATTATATAAAAATATTAAAGGGAGGACTCGAACCAGTTAAAAGAACTATAAAAATCGCCCATGAAGAAGGTATTCACACCGAAGTGACAACTTTGATAGTTCCCAAAGTAAACGATAATTTGGACGAACTAGAAGAAGAGTTTTCTTGGTTAGCAAACATTTCCAAAGATATTCCCCTTCATTTATCACGATATTTTCCTGCATTTGAATATAACGAACCACCAACAGATATCAACTTTTTAGAAAAAGCCTATGAACTCGCCAAAAAATATCTCAATTTTGTATATCTTGGTAACATTTTGTCTTCCGCGCACGAAGATACTTATTGCCCAGATTGTGGGACACTCATTATTCAAAGAAAAGGATACGACATAAAAATTGAAAATTTGAATGAAAACGGAGAGTGTAAAAATTGCGACAAAAAAATATGCATAGTTTAA